TTGCAGAAGCAAGCATGGAACAAGCAGACGTTATTAAGAAAGTTCTGGAAGCCTTTTGCAACAGTTCAGgtcaaagagtcaataatgagAAGACTCGTGTTTTTTTCTCCAACAATATCAACCATAATATAAGGGAAGGTGTTAGTGAGGTGCTACAGTTTAGTAGAACAAATGACTTGGGTAAATATCTTGGGGTTCCTTTGCTGCACTCAAGGGTGACCGATAGCACATACAAATCGATCATTAACAATCTGGAGGCTAGGCTAAATGGTTGGAAAGCCAGAACTCTTTCCCTCGCCGGCAGAGCTACTCTGGTGAAATCTATTCTAACTTCTTTACCTAGTTATACTATGCAAACTGCTTTGCTTCCTTCATCTACTTGTAACTTAATTGATTCAAATTGTAGGAAATTTCTTCGGGGTAAAACAGGTCAAGTGAAAAAGACTCATCTCTTGAGTTGGAGGAAGGTCAATAAACCAAAAAACTCTGGAGGTTTAGGTATCCGGCATGCTAAGGACCTCAACCATGCTTTTATGATGAAGATGGGATGGGGTCTAGCAACAAAGAAAGACTGTTTATGGGCTAGAGTTCTGCGGTCTAAGTACAAATGTGGGAATGATATCATTCCCGTTGTTGGGAGAAAAAAGAATGACTCCAATATTTGGAAAGGAATCTGTTCGGCGTGGCAAGATGTGGAGCAGAACTCTATTTAGAGAGTTGGAAACggttctaaaataaatttttgggAACACAATTGGGTTCCAACAGCTGGCTATCTCAATCAATATGCTCTGCAGGTAAGTGAAACAAATAATTCTAATATATCACTAAATGACTTCTTGCTGGTTTCAGGGGACTGGGATGCAAATAAGCTAAGGACCTGGCTGCCGGAGGAGTTAGTGGAAAAAATCATCGCGATGACACCTCCCTCACCATGGAAAGATGATGACCAATTGGCTTGGAACCTCTCAAGTGATGGAACCTTCAAACTCAGATCAGCCTATAACTCCTTGGACCGAAATCCTTCAATGCCGGTCCAGGTCTTTAAGTATGTTTGGAAATGGAATGGTCCTGAAAGAATCCGATACCTTCTCTGGTTAGTAGCTAATGAGGCTATTCTTACTAATGCTACAAGAGCTAGAAGACACATGACTAATATTGCTAACTGTCCGAGATGTAATGCTGAGGAGGAAACTACCATTCACATCCTTCGGGACTGCCAATTTGCCAAAAAAGTATGGTCTTCCCTAGTTCCTCAAGATCATTTGAGTGAGTTTTTCAACACAGATTTACCGGAGTGGATTTTGATTAATCTGAGTCAAAGAGGTAACTGGCCATGCACTTTTGGAATGGGAATATCAGCCCTATGGTATGATAGAAATAAGCTGGTTTTCGAAGGAAAAATCTCTGCTCCAGGTATGGTTGCTATTTCTATTCACAAACGGACAACTGAAGTATTAAATTGCTTGAGAAAGAATCTTATCAAGGAGCAGGCCAACAGGTCAGATCACCTCATTCGGTGGATACCACCGCCGGAGAGTATTATAAAAATCAATGTTGATGGCTTGTTTTACTCGCACAATAATAACGCCGCTTGTGGCGGGGTTTTTAGAGACCAGTGGGGTAGATTCTTAAAAGGCTTTTCTTGCAACCTTGGCAGCTGTTCCATAATGCATGCAGAATTATGGGCTGTCATCAAAGGCCTCCAAATAGCAATGGCAAATGATATTCATCATGTCATCATCGAATCAGACTCTAAGATGGCTCTTAATTTTGTCAGAAACGGATGTCTTGATTCTCATCCTTGCGCGACCTTGATCAAAGATATCAATATCCTTGCAGGACGCATCCCCTCTATTAAGTGGAATCACATTTTTAGAGAAGCAAACACTGTTGCTGATTGCCTAGCCAAGAAGGGCCACGAGCTTCGCAACGGATTGCACATTTTTGATGCACCACTACCTGATTCTcttcattttctgttttctgatttTCATGGTTGCCTTCGATTAAGAGGTACCATTTGAGTGTTTTCTCCTGCTGTTGGGTCCTTGACCCTCCTTttacaccaaaaaaaaaattgtttttgaaatatGCAGGGCCAACTCTAGGCCGTCACCTGCGAAATGGAGTTCCTCATCAACTCACTCCCGGCATCCGCGAAATAGACCTGATAGCAGCAGGGCCCATGTCTGGTGCAGCGCAGACGAAATGGTGGAGAAGCCATTTAGTGGCTGACATCCGCGAATTGGAAAAATTTGGGGCGACGGTCACAAATTGGTTCCAAGTCAGTGTCAGTACTTGCGAGATGGCGCACTTCATGTGTACTGCCCACGAAGTGGGATCTTAATGTGCCTATATAAACGCTGGTGGATCATCCATGGAAGAAGCCATTCTATATCCACTCTCCTCCTACTCTCCAAAATTGCTCTTAATGTCACAACCTTCTTCCTTTCTAAAAAATTTGTGGGTGTTAAGATTGGTTTGATTTGTGTATGGCTTCGGAGAACGTTTATGTGATTATATACCGTAATGGAGAAATTTCTCATACAACAGAAGGTGTTACATTCGTTTGCAACGATCCACTGTGGATAATGATTCCGCCACAGACATCGTTGCAAGATCTGAAGAATCTGATTCTGATGCATACTGGAATGGTTGGGAAAAAAGAAATTACGAATCTGACTTACAGGATGTCGGTTGCAGTGGCCAACTTGTTTGCGTATCAAAAAATGCAGATAAAATCTGATTAGCATGTGTCGATGATGTTTTCTTATCATCGCAGCACAT
The genomic region above belongs to Arachis stenosperma cultivar V10309 chromosome 5, arast.V10309.gnm1.PFL2, whole genome shotgun sequence and contains:
- the LOC130980412 gene encoding uncharacterized protein LOC130980412 — encoded protein: MARRRRNRIESLQDDNGVWITESSALEDMATSFFKNLYIDDMADIPFVLSTAFPMLSNEELESFGRNISADEIKDSLFSIGALKAPGKDGMQAIFYQNKWDLIGTDLCQLVQKIFQNPQEVKDINETLITLIPKVEPVMNLKQMRPISLCNVSYKVITKILARRLKGIMGKLTQPTQCSFVPGRQSSDNIVIVQEVIHSMKSKKGKKGWMAIKIDLEKAYDRLKWSFIVDTLKDIGMPDHFINLVYACISTARMRVLWNGEALDEFSPSRGIRQGDPLSPYIFVLCIERLSQLISVAVDTEVWNPISLSRDGPKLSHLCFADDMILFAEASMEQADVIKKVLEAFCNSSGQRVNNEKTRVFFSNNINHNIREGVSEVLQFSRTNDLGKYLGVPLLHSRVTDSTYKSIINNLEARLNGWKARTLSLAGRATLVKSILTSLPSYTMQTALLPSSTCNLIDSNCRKFLRGKTGQVKKTHLLSWRKVNKPKNSGGLGIRHAKDLNHAFMMKMGWGLATKKDCLWARVLRSKYKCGNDIIPVVGRKKNDSNIWKGIWDWDANKLRTWLPEELVEKIIAMTPPSPWKDDDQLAWNLSSDGTFKLRSAYNSLDRNPSMPVQVFKYVWKWNGPERIRYLLWLVANEAILTNATRARRHMTNIANCPRCNAEEETTIHILRDCQFAKKVWSSLVPQDHLSEFFNTDLPEWILINLSQRGNWPCTFGMGISALWYDRNKLVFEGKISAPGMVAISIHKRTTEVLNCLRKNLIKEQANRSDHLIRWIPPPESIIKINVDGLFYSHNNNAACGGVFRDQWGRFLKGFSCNLGSCSIMHAELWAVIKGLQIAMANDIHHVIIESDSKMALNFVRNGCLDSHPCATLIKDINILAGRIPSIKWNHIFREANTVADCLAKKGHELRNGLHIFDAPLPDSLHFLFSDFHGCLRLRGPTLGRHLRNGVPHQLTPGIREIDLIAAGPMSGAAQTKWWRSHLVADIRELEKFGATVTNWFQVSVSTCEMAHFIRCYIRLQRSTVDNDSATDIVARSEESDSDAYWNGWEKRNYESDLQDVGCSGQLVCDIGGSLSSSNNVEGVRNLEAANFVPGRDTSRAHSPSFNTFVTRGQNANIREARPSPSTLVGFDRYPDAGIAETFDEDEIEDFSGD